From Rhizobium tumorigenes, the proteins below share one genomic window:
- a CDS encoding MFS transporter, which yields MTPSEPVRAGYQRFIVLALITIVLALSTGDRATLSVAGPGIARDLGITPVNMGWLFSAFSWSYFLSQVPSGWLVDRTGAKAAILVSLAGWSATVFLVSGVGWIAFPVVALFILRLILGLLEGPVAPASARIIAAWFPSDERGVAGAIFNSAQYLALAVFTPLMGALYHYFGWESIFSVMGGLGLVLAVVWSLTYFAPSQHPRVSEAELDYIKSRGALTDVGAKPAADAPPPIATRQAIKQILTNRMLVGIFLAQYCIASLSTFFISWFPSYLVEARHFSMLQAGFVASLPAMFGCIGGVTTGFFSDWLLRRTGSLSLARKIPITLGLGLSASIILCNYTEVNFIVVAIMCAAFFGKGFGALGWTVVADTAPKEAIGLTGGLFNAAGSVGGIITPVAIGYIIQGTGSFHGALLYVGLHVICAVVSYWLLVGPIERFTLSPAPTIPTVRKSPSLLDVG from the coding sequence ATGACACCGAGCGAGCCCGTTCGAGCCGGCTACCAACGATTCATCGTCCTGGCACTGATTACCATCGTCCTCGCGCTGAGCACCGGCGACAGGGCGACGCTGTCTGTGGCCGGGCCAGGAATTGCGCGAGACCTGGGGATCACTCCTGTCAACATGGGCTGGCTGTTCTCGGCCTTCTCCTGGAGCTATTTCCTGTCGCAGGTACCATCCGGCTGGCTGGTCGACCGGACGGGGGCGAAGGCCGCGATTTTGGTGTCGCTGGCCGGGTGGTCTGCAACAGTGTTCCTGGTCAGCGGTGTCGGCTGGATCGCCTTTCCGGTTGTAGCCCTATTCATCCTGCGGCTGATCCTCGGACTGCTGGAAGGGCCGGTTGCACCCGCCTCGGCGCGCATCATAGCGGCTTGGTTTCCGTCGGATGAACGGGGCGTTGCCGGTGCCATCTTCAATTCGGCGCAATATCTCGCCTTGGCCGTCTTCACGCCGCTGATGGGTGCGCTCTATCACTATTTCGGCTGGGAATCGATCTTCTCCGTGATGGGTGGCCTCGGCCTGGTGCTTGCCGTTGTCTGGAGCCTGACCTATTTTGCGCCCAGCCAGCATCCGCGGGTCTCTGAAGCTGAACTCGACTATATCAAGTCCAGGGGCGCGTTGACCGATGTCGGCGCGAAGCCGGCAGCCGATGCGCCGCCGCCGATTGCGACCCGTCAGGCTATTAAGCAGATTTTGACGAACCGGATGCTTGTCGGGATCTTCTTGGCGCAATATTGCATCGCCTCCCTCTCGACATTCTTTATCTCCTGGTTTCCAAGCTACCTCGTCGAGGCACGGCATTTTTCGATGCTTCAGGCTGGGTTTGTCGCGTCCCTGCCGGCGATGTTCGGCTGTATCGGCGGGGTAACGACCGGCTTCTTTTCCGATTGGTTGCTTCGCCGGACGGGTTCGCTGAGCCTGGCCCGCAAGATACCGATCACACTTGGGCTCGGGCTGAGTGCGAGCATCATCCTCTGCAATTACACCGAGGTAAATTTCATCGTCGTGGCAATTATGTGCGCCGCGTTCTTCGGGAAAGGCTTTGGCGCGCTTGGTTGGACAGTTGTAGCAGACACGGCGCCGAAGGAAGCCATCGGACTGACCGGGGGTCTCTTCAATGCTGCGGGCAGTGTCGGCGGCATCATCACGCCCGTTGCTATCGGTTACATTATCCAGGGCACGGGCTCGTTTCACGGCGCCCTTCTCTATGTCGGACTGCATGTGATTTGTGCCGTGGTCAGTTACTGGCTGCTGGTTGGGCCGATTGAACGCTTCACGCTTTCGCCTGCGCCGACAATACCAACCGTGAGGAAAAGCCCGTCATTGCTCGATGTCGGTTAA
- a CDS encoding hydrolase has translation MTKKLEVLTPQNSQVIFIDQQPQMAFGVQSIDRQTLKNNVVGLAKAAKIFTVPTTITTVETASFSGNTFPELLAVFPENDILERSSMNSWDDQNVRDALARNAGNGCKKVVVAGLWTEVCNTTFALSCIRDTDYEIYMVADASGGTSIDAHKYAMDRMIQVGVVPVTWQQVLLEWQRDWARKETYAAVTSLAREHSGAYGMGIDYAVTHVHGGEERVIHGKRIGPNPAN, from the coding sequence ATGACCAAGAAGCTGGAAGTTTTGACACCACAGAACAGTCAGGTGATCTTCATCGATCAGCAGCCGCAGATGGCTTTCGGCGTTCAGTCAATCGACCGCCAGACCCTGAAAAACAATGTCGTAGGCCTCGCCAAGGCGGCAAAGATATTCACCGTTCCAACCACCATCACGACTGTGGAAACGGCATCTTTCTCCGGAAATACCTTCCCGGAACTGCTCGCGGTCTTCCCGGAGAACGACATCCTGGAACGCTCGTCGATGAACTCCTGGGACGATCAGAACGTCCGTGACGCGCTTGCCCGCAATGCCGGCAATGGTTGCAAGAAAGTGGTCGTCGCAGGTCTCTGGACAGAGGTGTGCAACACAACTTTTGCGCTTTCCTGCATACGTGACACGGACTACGAGATCTACATGGTCGCGGACGCGTCCGGTGGGACTTCGATCGACGCCCACAAATATGCCATGGACCGGATGATCCAGGTCGGCGTTGTCCCCGTGACCTGGCAGCAGGTACTGCTTGAATGGCAGCGCGACTGGGCCCGCAAGGAAACCTATGCTGCCGTCACTTCGCTAGCGAGAGAGCACTCGGGCGCCTATGGCATGGGCATCGATTACGCCGTCACCCATGTCCATGGCGGCGAAGAGCGCGTCATCCATGGCAAGCGCATCGGCCCAAACCCCGCCAATTGA
- a CDS encoding ROK family protein, giving the protein MESSWTRSTVSTLLSELKDRGVVLDLDTKSNGFGRPSQLLSLNPETGRCAGVLLGLGEIRIVICDLAHSLLSDVWFEMPRDYAPEAAAKQIEANLARECASLGFAIPDLLGVGLAISAPLSYDGRVLNGDVLPTWGGVNLAALFSDYLDCPIHAENESHCGALAEMTWGAAIGEKDFVLFKFDLGVGGAIVRDGVVQRGFTGSAAEFGHLVLDPNGALCRCGNRGCLQTFVGGYHLVRHAEEFGGHPVTIDQFVEHARDGRLGYRRLIADAADKAGWGMGIAATILNPPLFVIVGKLAAIGEAFLTPMERSFLRHTLQPPDQLIETTRPRFVVGKFLGNDDTVLGAVALVLHQHGRVTGFSARN; this is encoded by the coding sequence TTGGAGAGTAGCTGGACGCGCTCTACCGTCTCAACACTTCTTTCGGAGCTGAAAGATAGGGGAGTCGTTCTCGATCTCGATACCAAGAGCAACGGCTTCGGGCGTCCGTCGCAGTTACTCTCCTTAAATCCAGAAACTGGACGCTGTGCAGGGGTCCTCTTGGGATTGGGTGAAATCCGTATCGTCATCTGCGATCTAGCGCATTCTCTGCTTTCGGACGTTTGGTTCGAAATGCCGCGCGACTACGCGCCGGAGGCGGCGGCCAAGCAAATCGAGGCCAATCTAGCGCGAGAATGCGCCTCCCTCGGTTTTGCCATTCCAGACCTTCTTGGCGTCGGCCTGGCGATTTCAGCCCCCCTCAGCTATGACGGCCGGGTGCTCAATGGAGACGTCCTGCCGACCTGGGGCGGCGTCAATCTTGCGGCCTTGTTTTCGGATTATCTGGACTGTCCAATACACGCGGAAAACGAGAGCCACTGCGGCGCTTTGGCAGAAATGACATGGGGTGCCGCGATTGGCGAGAAAGACTTTGTCCTCTTCAAGTTCGACCTTGGCGTGGGTGGCGCGATCGTTCGAGATGGCGTGGTTCAGCGGGGCTTTACCGGTAGCGCGGCCGAATTTGGCCATCTCGTTCTGGATCCCAACGGCGCTCTTTGCCGCTGCGGAAATCGGGGCTGCCTTCAGACGTTTGTCGGCGGGTACCATCTTGTCCGGCACGCTGAAGAATTTGGTGGCCACCCCGTCACTATTGATCAGTTTGTCGAGCACGCAAGGGATGGCCGGCTTGGATACCGGCGCTTGATCGCCGATGCAGCGGACAAGGCTGGCTGGGGTATGGGTATCGCTGCCACCATCCTCAACCCTCCACTGTTCGTCATTGTCGGCAAGCTGGCCGCAATCGGCGAGGCTTTCCTGACGCCCATGGAACGCAGTTTTTTGCGCCATACCCTCCAGCCGCCGGACCAGCTGATTGAAACAACGAGACCCCGCTTCGTGGTTGGGAAGTTTCTCGGCAATGATGACACGGTCCTAGGCGCAGTGGCTCTTGTGCTGCATCAACACGGACGCGTCACCGGCTTTTCAGCACGGAATTAG
- a CDS encoding dihydrodipicolinate synthase family protein: MGQVNSSLSKALCGVSGILVTPFDADDRVAPQRLTPIIDRAVAAGVGTLVSNGNTGEFYSLTTAEAEAMVHASAEIVDGRLPLVAGVGRGIQDALALTKASRIAGASALMVHQPPDPFVSPRGVVAYVAKIADEGQGLPVVLYLRDDGIGPDAIAALCAIPNVIGVKWASASPLRLSEAIQAGDPSIVWVGGLAEIWAPAFYAVGAHGFTSGLINVWPERSVAINTALENGDFGGANGLIRGMSAFEALRAEERNGANVSVVKAALKLLGQDCGPPRVPAAWPLTAEASGRLSTLMSEWPVSQPLAQPS; encoded by the coding sequence ATGGGACAAGTCAACTCATCATTGAGCAAAGCGCTTTGCGGCGTGTCCGGCATTCTCGTCACGCCGTTCGATGCCGACGACCGCGTCGCGCCGCAGCGTCTGACACCCATAATCGATCGAGCCGTTGCGGCAGGTGTCGGCACATTGGTATCAAATGGCAACACCGGCGAGTTCTACTCTCTGACAACGGCTGAAGCCGAGGCGATGGTGCACGCGAGCGCCGAGATCGTTGACGGTCGCCTACCGCTCGTCGCCGGCGTCGGCCGCGGCATTCAGGATGCACTGGCGCTGACCAAAGCGTCGCGTATTGCGGGTGCCTCTGCGCTGATGGTGCACCAACCGCCGGATCCCTTCGTCTCCCCCCGCGGCGTTGTTGCCTATGTTGCGAAGATCGCGGACGAGGGCCAGGGTCTCCCCGTTGTCCTTTATCTTCGCGATGATGGAATAGGACCGGATGCTATCGCGGCTCTGTGTGCGATCCCGAACGTCATCGGCGTCAAATGGGCGTCAGCGTCTCCGCTTCGACTGAGCGAAGCGATTCAGGCGGGTGATCCGTCCATCGTTTGGGTCGGCGGGCTTGCGGAAATCTGGGCGCCGGCTTTCTACGCCGTCGGCGCGCACGGGTTTACCTCAGGATTGATCAACGTCTGGCCCGAACGATCCGTCGCCATCAACACCGCACTGGAGAATGGCGACTTTGGTGGCGCCAATGGGCTGATCCGAGGCATGTCAGCTTTTGAGGCCCTCCGGGCCGAGGAGCGCAATGGTGCGAACGTCTCCGTCGTCAAGGCGGCGCTGAAGCTGCTCGGACAGGATTGCGGCCCGCCGCGTGTTCCCGCTGCGTGGCCCCTCACGGCCGAGGCAAGCGGCAGGCTTTCGACACTAATGTCCGAGTGGCCGGTTTCGCAGCCTCTCGCCCAGCCGAGCTAG
- a CDS encoding XapX domain-containing protein translates to MKVYLLSLGAGLLVGIVYSLLNVRSPAPPVVALIGLLGILVGEQIVPLAKTLIGNEPAAVSWINQIKPHMFGHMPKGKDTKDLASVSRTAAKSDS, encoded by the coding sequence ATGAAAGTCTATCTCCTGTCGCTCGGCGCCGGCCTCCTTGTCGGCATCGTCTACAGCCTGCTCAACGTCCGCTCGCCAGCGCCGCCTGTCGTGGCATTGATCGGGCTTCTCGGCATCCTGGTGGGTGAACAAATCGTCCCTCTCGCCAAGACGCTGATCGGCAATGAGCCGGCGGCGGTTTCGTGGATCAACCAGATCAAGCCACACATGTTCGGCCACATGCCCAAGGGCAAGGACACCAAGGATCTGGCCTCTGTCAGCCGAACTGCGGCCAAGTCCGACAGCTGA
- a CDS encoding amidohydrolase gives MHADLILHHGLFTTLDRTNPTASAVAIKDGKFLAVGSDAEVIVHAGTDTKTIDLKGRRVLPGLIDNHTHVIRGGLNFNMELRWDGVRSLADAMDMLRRQVAITPAPQWVRVVGGFTEHQFAEKRLPTIEEINAMAPDTPVFLLHLYDRALLNGAALRAVGYTKDTTNPPGGEITRDAKGNPTGMLLAKPNAGILYSTLGKGPKLPFEYQVNSTRHFTRELNRLGITGVIDAGGGFQNYPDDYAVVQKLSNENQLTVRLAYNLFTQKPKQEKEDFLNWTSSVKYKQGNDYFRHNGAGEMLVFSAADFEDFRQPRPEMAPEMEGELEEVVRVLAENRWPWRLHATYDETISRALDVFEKVNKDIPLEGLNWFFDHAETISDRSIDRIAALGGGIATQHRMAYQGEYFVEQHGHGVAEATPPIRRMLDSGVNVSAGTDATRVASYNPWVSLSWMVTGKTVGGMQLYPRASCLDRDTALRMWTEKVTWFSNEEGKKGRIEKGQFADLIIPDKDFFSCAEDEISFLTSELTMVGGKIVYGAGIFAKLDESDIPPAMPDWSPVRKFGGYAAWGEPEGAGRHSLRRTAIASCACASDCGVHGHDHAGAWTSKLPIADLKGFFGALGCSCWAV, from the coding sequence ATGCACGCCGACCTCATCCTTCACCATGGCCTGTTCACCACGCTCGATCGCACGAACCCGACCGCCAGCGCTGTTGCAATCAAGGACGGCAAATTTCTTGCCGTCGGTTCTGATGCCGAGGTCATTGTGCATGCCGGAACCGACACTAAGACCATCGATCTCAAGGGAAGGCGCGTGCTGCCGGGTTTGATCGACAACCACACCCACGTCATCCGAGGCGGCCTCAACTTCAACATGGAACTTCGCTGGGATGGTGTACGCTCGCTGGCGGACGCCATGGACATGTTGAGGCGACAGGTGGCAATCACGCCGGCACCGCAGTGGGTCCGTGTCGTCGGCGGCTTCACCGAACATCAGTTTGCTGAAAAACGGCTGCCGACGATCGAGGAGATCAACGCGATGGCGCCCGATACGCCGGTCTTCCTGCTGCATCTCTACGATCGCGCGCTGCTGAATGGTGCTGCGCTGCGAGCGGTCGGCTATACGAAAGACACGACCAATCCGCCAGGCGGCGAGATTACACGCGATGCCAAAGGCAATCCGACCGGCATGCTGCTGGCCAAGCCCAACGCCGGCATCCTCTATTCGACGCTTGGCAAGGGCCCCAAGCTGCCGTTCGAATATCAGGTCAACTCCACCCGGCACTTCACGCGAGAACTGAACCGGCTGGGCATCACGGGAGTGATTGATGCCGGAGGTGGGTTCCAAAACTATCCGGACGACTATGCCGTCGTCCAGAAGCTGTCCAACGAGAATCAACTGACCGTACGCCTCGCCTATAATCTGTTCACCCAGAAGCCCAAGCAGGAAAAGGAAGATTTTCTCAACTGGACGTCCTCGGTCAAATACAAGCAGGGCAACGACTATTTCCGCCACAACGGCGCCGGTGAGATGCTTGTGTTTTCAGCCGCCGACTTCGAAGACTTCCGCCAGCCACGGCCGGAAATGGCCCCTGAGATGGAGGGCGAACTAGAAGAGGTTGTTCGTGTCCTGGCCGAGAACCGCTGGCCGTGGCGTCTGCACGCAACCTATGACGAAACCATTTCTCGGGCACTGGATGTTTTCGAAAAGGTCAACAAGGATATTCCGCTCGAAGGACTGAACTGGTTCTTCGACCATGCCGAGACCATTTCCGACCGCTCGATCGATCGTATCGCGGCACTCGGCGGCGGTATCGCCACCCAGCATCGCATGGCCTACCAGGGCGAATATTTCGTCGAGCAACACGGTCATGGAGTGGCCGAGGCAACGCCACCAATCCGGCGCATGCTCGACAGTGGCGTTAACGTCTCCGCCGGCACCGACGCCACCCGCGTCGCCTCCTACAATCCCTGGGTTTCTCTGTCCTGGATGGTCACGGGCAAGACGGTTGGTGGCATGCAGTTGTATCCACGCGCCAGTTGCCTGGATCGTGACACTGCGCTGCGGATGTGGACCGAGAAGGTCACCTGGTTCTCCAACGAAGAAGGAAAGAAAGGCCGGATCGAAAAAGGCCAGTTCGCCGACCTTATCATTCCCGACAAGGATTTCTTTTCCTGCGCCGAAGATGAGATCTCCTTCCTGACGTCCGAGCTCACCATGGTTGGCGGCAAGATCGTCTATGGTGCCGGCATTTTTGCCAAGCTCGACGAGAGCGATATCCCACCCGCCATGCCGGACTGGTCACCGGTGCGCAAGTTCGGCGGTTACGCGGCCTGGGGCGAGCCCGAGGGTGCGGGCCGCCATTCGCTGCGCCGAACCGCCATCGCCTCTTGCGCCTGCGCCAGCGATTGCGGTGTCCATGGCCATGATCATGCCGGCGCATGGACGTCAAAGCTGCCTATCGCCGACCTGAAGGGTTTCTTCGGCGCACTTGGCT
- a CDS encoding FadR/GntR family transcriptional regulator, with translation MLYGQILEQIVSGVLREGDRLPSENQMCQSFNVSRPVVRQALLRLQADGLVASRQGAGTFVQKRPPAGLTRFAEPSDVSEMLRCLELRMAVEGQAAALAALRHTASQLSDIENALNAIKTVMDKGNLAVSADFAFHHAVAAASGNVLFLQVLQTLHGLIERGMTVALSITREGTPERAKRVFDEHHAIFRAIEQRDMQGAELAMRYHLDRLRQRVTDSQRDR, from the coding sequence ATGCTTTACGGTCAGATTCTTGAGCAGATCGTTTCTGGTGTTTTACGCGAAGGCGATCGGCTGCCGTCGGAAAATCAGATGTGCCAGTCGTTCAACGTCTCTCGCCCTGTCGTTCGCCAGGCCCTGTTGCGTTTACAAGCTGATGGCCTCGTCGCATCCCGCCAGGGCGCCGGCACCTTCGTGCAGAAGCGCCCTCCGGCAGGCCTCACGCGTTTTGCCGAGCCGTCTGACGTCTCTGAAATGCTACGCTGTTTGGAGCTGCGGATGGCTGTTGAGGGCCAGGCCGCCGCATTGGCCGCACTCCGTCATACCGCTTCACAACTGTCCGACATTGAAAATGCCTTGAATGCCATTAAAACAGTGATGGATAAGGGCAATCTGGCGGTCTCCGCGGACTTCGCGTTCCATCATGCGGTTGCGGCTGCGAGTGGCAATGTTCTCTTCCTACAAGTCCTGCAGACACTGCACGGTCTCATCGAACGCGGAATGACTGTAGCGCTCAGTATCACGCGCGAGGGCACCCCGGAGCGTGCCAAGCGCGTATTCGACGAACACCATGCAATTTTCCGGGCGATTGAGCAGCGGGATATGCAAGGCGCCGAACTTGCCATGCGGTATCACCTGGACCGCCTGCGGCAGCGGGTAACCGACAGTCAGAGAGACCGCTAA
- a CDS encoding mechanosensitive ion channel family protein encodes MTMSNETALILASLLLLASMIVPWFIVDRSLWVKAAWRLAVFVFLTILVQRILDSPFAPQLVAEPPGIRLWEQVIEVGWWVIAAQGAIGITRLFLVFEAKPRETRIVSDLIAAVIHLVALFGIIDFVFAVPIGGLLATSGVIAIVLGLALQSSLADVFSGIAVGIERPYSAGDLVWVEGGVEGRVIQINWRSTHIATINHDVAIVPNSVMAKSRLINHSLPTPTRAMSVSVRLAAGELPERCLAVLTAAVKTCMLMSDAPAPSIARTEVSGDGVKYEIGFSIPNIEAVVAARTELLGHIQNHLRHAGISLAVPGIANVSRAEVPAPAILLKESDWFGILAPDDRNLLSEHLSEVWYATGDKLIQEGEAPEALFIIASGTVEISASATAVRKVIHRLGPGGSLGAIGMITGTPYAATAEALTPVTAYRLDKKAVGDVIALRPELVSSLEVLARRGRDLQRTDVAAHDSDQLNEPEVFLSKLRGFLRKISETPHR; translated from the coding sequence ATGACAATGTCCAACGAGACGGCCCTGATCCTTGCGAGCCTGCTCCTGCTTGCATCGATGATTGTGCCCTGGTTTATCGTCGACAGGTCCCTCTGGGTGAAGGCGGCCTGGCGATTGGCGGTCTTCGTCTTCCTTACCATCCTCGTGCAGCGCATTCTCGATTCCCCCTTTGCGCCGCAGTTGGTCGCGGAACCTCCCGGCATACGACTTTGGGAGCAGGTTATCGAAGTCGGCTGGTGGGTTATCGCGGCCCAGGGCGCCATCGGCATCACCCGTCTCTTCCTGGTCTTCGAGGCCAAGCCGCGGGAAACCCGCATCGTCTCGGATCTGATTGCCGCCGTCATCCATCTGGTGGCATTGTTCGGCATCATCGATTTCGTCTTTGCTGTTCCTATCGGCGGTCTTCTTGCGACATCCGGCGTCATCGCAATCGTCCTCGGTCTGGCGCTGCAGAGCAGTCTGGCGGACGTCTTCTCTGGTATCGCCGTCGGCATCGAGAGGCCCTACAGCGCCGGCGATCTTGTCTGGGTCGAGGGCGGGGTCGAGGGGAGGGTGATCCAGATCAATTGGCGGTCCACCCACATCGCCACGATCAACCACGATGTCGCGATCGTTCCCAACAGCGTCATGGCCAAATCGCGCCTGATCAATCACAGCCTGCCCACGCCGACGCGCGCAATGTCGGTCAGTGTCCGGCTGGCAGCAGGCGAATTGCCCGAACGCTGCCTGGCGGTCCTCACCGCCGCGGTGAAGACGTGCATGCTGATGTCCGACGCACCTGCGCCAAGTATCGCCAGGACGGAAGTCAGCGGCGACGGTGTCAAATATGAGATCGGCTTCTCGATCCCCAACATCGAAGCGGTCGTCGCTGCGCGAACGGAGCTGCTAGGGCACATTCAAAACCACCTGCGGCATGCGGGCATATCGCTTGCCGTGCCGGGGATCGCCAATGTCAGCCGGGCGGAGGTTCCGGCGCCGGCGATATTGCTCAAAGAGTCGGATTGGTTCGGCATCCTTGCGCCAGATGACCGCAATCTTCTCTCGGAACATTTGAGCGAAGTCTGGTATGCAACGGGCGACAAGCTGATACAGGAGGGAGAAGCTCCAGAAGCCCTCTTTATCATTGCCTCCGGTACCGTAGAAATCTCCGCCAGTGCCACGGCCGTACGCAAGGTCATCCATCGTCTCGGGCCGGGAGGAAGCCTTGGGGCCATCGGCATGATCACCGGCACGCCTTACGCGGCCACTGCCGAAGCTTTGACACCGGTGACAGCCTATCGTCTCGACAAAAAAGCCGTCGGTGACGTCATCGCGCTCAGACCTGAGCTCGTCAGCAGTCTTGAGGTTCTGGCACGCAGGGGACGGGATCTGCAACGCACTGACGTTGCGGCACATGACAGCGACCAATTGAACGAGCCCGAGGTATTTCTTTCGAAATTGCGAGGTTTCTTACGAAAGATATCGGAAACGCCGCATCGCTAA
- a CDS encoding response regulator transcription factor — translation MASAQLKAPQSADPAASVSDTVKLSVLVVEDEPLIRLATVDMLEELGHSVSEVGTAEEALVMLDKNQPDIVLTDLGLPGMDGKTFCHEIRGRWPTVAIIFATGMDEGPALGDPSHTALLRKPFGIGELKMALAAAVDA, via the coding sequence ATGGCTTCGGCACAACTCAAAGCCCCCCAGTCGGCGGACCCGGCCGCATCGGTGTCCGACACCGTCAAGCTCTCAGTCTTGGTCGTCGAGGACGAGCCGTTGATCCGGCTGGCGACGGTCGACATGCTGGAGGAGCTAGGACACTCCGTAAGCGAGGTGGGGACCGCCGAGGAGGCGCTGGTCATGCTCGACAAGAACCAGCCGGACATCGTGCTGACCGATCTTGGGCTTCCCGGTATGGACGGCAAAACCTTCTGCCACGAGATCAGAGGCCGCTGGCCGACAGTCGCAATTATCTTTGCCACCGGCATGGATGAAGGGCCAGCGCTTGGCGACCCCTCGCATACCGCTCTGTTGCGCAAGCCGTTCGGAATTGGCGAGTTAAAGATGGCCTTGGCGGCGGCAGTTGACGCCTAA
- a CDS encoding ArsR/SmtB family transcription factor, with protein sequence MILDKEVSVGDIAQCLGIRQSALSQHLARLRGDRLVSTRKVAQTVYYRCDNLGVRRLLETVGEIYETRAAAEAA encoded by the coding sequence ATGATTTTGGACAAAGAGGTGTCTGTTGGAGACATCGCACAATGCTTGGGAATAAGGCAATCCGCGTTGTCGCAACATTTGGCGAGGCTGCGAGGCGATAGGCTTGTCAGCACACGTAAGGTTGCGCAGACGGTGTATTACCGATGCGACAACCTGGGCGTACGACGCCTGCTGGAAACAGTAGGTGAAATTTATGAAACGAGAGCCGCTGCCGAGGCTGCATGA
- a CDS encoding mandelate racemase/muconate lactonizing enzyme family protein: protein MKIEHVQAFMSRDKDRPRVLLSIRTDDGITGWGECYNHGPDRALIPILEYLSTFIAGQDPRRIEYLIQLLMQQSRFPPGALGLAAISAIDHCLWDISAKALNVPVYMLLGGNARDRVKVYAGVYTAPDPSQARDEMAALNEGWGFSAFKLSPYRIDIHANRWGEVVRTSAEYFRELRETVDSSFEIAFDAHAKIFEPRQAAQLGNALAPYDPLFFEEPIRPENFEAWGELHRELKCTLATGESLYSRFEFLRLLQVRGCDIIQPDICVVGGLLEMRKIAAIAEAHYVTVAPHNPMGPLATAVNLHFSASQPNFRILEYRLPNEIAAANGTRLLRGQTMGDAHYVVDPYVPQSGHLELRPDRPGWGVEIDEDYLKTDRYVHWERKVPSRPDGSTAYM, encoded by the coding sequence ATGAAAATTGAACACGTGCAGGCGTTCATGTCCAGGGACAAGGATCGCCCACGCGTCCTCTTGTCCATCCGGACGGATGACGGGATCACCGGATGGGGCGAATGCTACAATCATGGCCCCGACAGGGCGCTCATTCCAATACTGGAGTATCTGTCGACGTTCATTGCCGGCCAAGATCCACGCCGCATCGAATATCTCATCCAACTGCTGATGCAGCAGTCACGCTTTCCGCCGGGCGCCTTGGGCTTGGCAGCGATTTCTGCCATCGACCATTGCCTTTGGGATATCTCCGCCAAGGCGCTAAACGTTCCAGTCTATATGCTGCTCGGCGGCAATGCGCGCGATCGTGTCAAGGTCTATGCCGGCGTTTATACGGCGCCCGATCCCAGCCAAGCCCGCGACGAAATGGCAGCCCTCAACGAAGGCTGGGGGTTTTCCGCCTTCAAGCTCAGCCCCTATCGCATCGACATCCATGCCAACCGCTGGGGCGAAGTCGTGCGAACAAGTGCCGAATATTTTCGCGAGCTTCGCGAAACGGTCGACAGCAGCTTCGAGATCGCTTTCGACGCCCATGCCAAGATATTCGAGCCGCGCCAGGCCGCCCAACTCGGCAATGCGCTGGCTCCCTACGACCCGCTGTTCTTCGAGGAGCCGATCCGGCCTGAGAATTTCGAAGCCTGGGGCGAACTGCATCGGGAGCTCAAATGCACGCTGGCAACGGGTGAATCCCTTTACAGCCGCTTTGAGTTCCTCCGCTTGCTGCAAGTGCGAGGCTGCGACATCATTCAACCTGACATTTGTGTCGTCGGCGGCCTCCTGGAGATGCGCAAGATTGCGGCCATCGCCGAGGCGCACTACGTGACCGTTGCGCCCCACAATCCGATGGGACCGCTGGCTACGGCGGTGAACCTGCACTTCAGCGCGTCTCAGCCGAACTTCCGCATTCTCGAATACCGCCTGCCGAACGAGATAGCCGCCGCAAACGGCACCAGGCTGCTGCGCGGCCAGACCATGGGCGACGCCCATTACGTGGTTGATCCCTATGTCCCCCAAAGCGGACACCTCGAGCTGCGGCCGGACCGCCCTGGCTGGGGTGTCGAAATCGACGAAGATTATCTGAAGACGGACCGTTACGTGCATTGGGAGCGCAAGGTCCCCAGCCGGCCGGATGGGTCGACAGCCTACATGTGA